A genomic segment from Daphnia carinata strain CSIRO-1 chromosome 1, CSIRO_AGI_Dcar_HiC_V3, whole genome shotgun sequence encodes:
- the LOC130691345 gene encoding bestrophin-2-like isoform X2: MNVKKPHVLRNLSEVPSVLAFSQTAPDADDFGGSIRILLRWKGSIYKTIWKDLLVYYGLYYLITIIHNYLLDESGKIAFEALAKYCLKNSNSINVMIMLTFFTTTAMHRLFAMQTMIPGTAKVITFFILSIKPNLPEGPIVVERFARWTVLAWILTFRTVSKPLRTMFPDILSLQLAGIIKEKERLLLERVETERNKTPRALMVIDWMLLLMKDCFIQNRYAEKSNYLKVIEVVMAFKKGCGNTIKFATKNMPYALIQAVMIVVYTYGFVTLMARNVEEASTCSFMEVIVNYVPVIPSMQFFVFLVWLNFGRVAVNPFGTDDDDIDVTLLFQTHVQDCFRLANLYSQDLEHIFGQMAAKHS, from the exons ATGAACGTCAAGAAACCGCACGTTTTACGTAACCTGAGTGAAGTCCCATCAGTGCTGGCATTTTCTCAAACTGCCCCCGACGCAGATGATTTCGGTGGATCCATTCGTATACTTTTAAg ATGGAAGGGTAGCATTTACAAGACGATATGGAAAGATTTGTTGGTCTATTACGGACTCTACTATTTAATCACAATCATACACAACTATCTTCTCGATGAAAGCGGCAAAAT AGCATTTGAGGCGTTGGCGAAGTATTGCTTAAAAAATTCCAATTCCATTAACGTGATGATAATGCTAACGTTCTTTACGACAACCGCCATGCATCGTCTTTTTGCCATGCAAACTATGATTCCTGGGACAGCCAAAGTTATCACATTTTTTATCCTGTCAATCAAGCCAAATTTGCCTGAA GGTCCAATCGTTGTGGAACGATTTGCACGTTGGACAGTGCTTGCATGGATACTCACTTTTCGTACCGTGAGTAAACCATTACGTACCATGTTTCCCGATATTCTTTCACTTCAACTAGCCG GAAtcatcaaagagaaagaaagattGCTTTTAGAGAGAGTGGAAACCGAACGGAATAAAACGCCACGCGCCTTAATGGTCATTGACTGGATGCTTTTGTTAATGAAAGACTGTTTCATACAAAACCGATATGCAGAGAAATCCAATTACCTTAAAGTTATTGAAGTGGTTATGGCCTTCAAGAAAGGCTGCGGCAACACAATTAAA TTTGCAACAAAGAACATGCCGTACGCCCTCATTCAG GCTGTAATGATTGTGGTGTACACTTACGGCTTTGTAACGTTGATGGCTCGTAATGTTGAAGAAGCCAGTACCTGTTCATTCATGGAAGTAATCGTTAATTACGTCCCAGTAATTCCCAGTATGCAG tttttcgtCTTCCTCGTTTGGCTTAATTTTGGTCGAGTCGCCGTAAATCCGTTTGGAACTGATGACGACGATATTGACGTTACACTTTTATTTCAAACTCACGTCCAG GATTGTTTTCGATTGGCGAATCTCTATTCTCAGGATTTGGAACACATCTTTGGCCAAATG GCCGCTAAACATTCGTGA
- the LOC130691345 gene encoding bestrophin-2-like isoform X1, protein MNVKKPHVLRNLSEVPSVLAFSQTAPDADDFGGSIRILLRWKGSIYKTIWKDLLVYYGLYYLITIIHNYLLDESGKIAFEALAKYCLKNSNSINVMIMLTFFTTTAMHRLFAMQTMIPGTAKVITFFILSIKPNLPEGPIVVERFARWTVLAWILTFRTVSKPLRTMFPDILSLQLAGIIKEKERLLLERVETERNKTPRALMVIDWMLLLMKDCFIQNRYAEKSNYLKVIEVVMAFKKGCGNTIKFATKNMPYALIQAVMIVVYTYGFVTLMARNVEEASTCSFMEVIVNYVPVIPSMQFFVFLVWLNFGRVAVNPFGTDDDDIDVTLLFQTHVQDCFRLANLYSQDLEHIFGQMPRHQHNQEPSPQSAAPM, encoded by the exons ATGAACGTCAAGAAACCGCACGTTTTACGTAACCTGAGTGAAGTCCCATCAGTGCTGGCATTTTCTCAAACTGCCCCCGACGCAGATGATTTCGGTGGATCCATTCGTATACTTTTAAg ATGGAAGGGTAGCATTTACAAGACGATATGGAAAGATTTGTTGGTCTATTACGGACTCTACTATTTAATCACAATCATACACAACTATCTTCTCGATGAAAGCGGCAAAAT AGCATTTGAGGCGTTGGCGAAGTATTGCTTAAAAAATTCCAATTCCATTAACGTGATGATAATGCTAACGTTCTTTACGACAACCGCCATGCATCGTCTTTTTGCCATGCAAACTATGATTCCTGGGACAGCCAAAGTTATCACATTTTTTATCCTGTCAATCAAGCCAAATTTGCCTGAA GGTCCAATCGTTGTGGAACGATTTGCACGTTGGACAGTGCTTGCATGGATACTCACTTTTCGTACCGTGAGTAAACCATTACGTACCATGTTTCCCGATATTCTTTCACTTCAACTAGCCG GAAtcatcaaagagaaagaaagattGCTTTTAGAGAGAGTGGAAACCGAACGGAATAAAACGCCACGCGCCTTAATGGTCATTGACTGGATGCTTTTGTTAATGAAAGACTGTTTCATACAAAACCGATATGCAGAGAAATCCAATTACCTTAAAGTTATTGAAGTGGTTATGGCCTTCAAGAAAGGCTGCGGCAACACAATTAAA TTTGCAACAAAGAACATGCCGTACGCCCTCATTCAG GCTGTAATGATTGTGGTGTACACTTACGGCTTTGTAACGTTGATGGCTCGTAATGTTGAAGAAGCCAGTACCTGTTCATTCATGGAAGTAATCGTTAATTACGTCCCAGTAATTCCCAGTATGCAG tttttcgtCTTCCTCGTTTGGCTTAATTTTGGTCGAGTCGCCGTAAATCCGTTTGGAACTGATGACGACGATATTGACGTTACACTTTTATTTCAAACTCACGTCCAG GATTGTTTTCGATTGGCGAATCTCTATTCTCAGGATTTGGAACACATCTTTGGCCAAATG CCTCGGCACCAACATAATCAAGAACCGTCACCCCAAAGTGCTGCCCCTATGTAA
- the LOC130691374 gene encoding bestrophin-2-like has protein sequence MQISGKPQALRRVSLVPSVLAFSQTAPDANRFGESIRILLRWKGSVYKTIWKNLLVYYALYYLLTILHNFVLGDDGKKAFVALAKYCLRNSNSINLMIMLSFFTSTALQRLFTVQTMIPGTAKVITFFVMSLKPNLPEGPIIVEQFARWTVIAWILTFRVVCKPLRAMFPNMVSLQVAGIIREKERLILERVETEHNTTPRALVVIDWMILLLKETSIHNRFTEKSNHLKSLDVVMAFKKSCGNTIKFATKNIPYALIQAAIIVVYTYGLMTLMARNFDDDDSAGFTAGIVNYFPIVPSLQFFVFLVWLNFGRIAVNPFGTDEDDIDVKLLLETHIQDSYRLANLYTQDLESIFGAMPQKPYNEAPSS, from the exons ATGCAGATCTCAGGGAAACCGCAAGCATTGCGTAGAGTAAGCCTAGTGCCGTCAGTGCTGGCATTTTCTCAAACTGCTCCAGACGCCAATCGTTTTGGAGAATCCATTCGCATACTTTTACG ATGGAAGGGAAGCGTTTACAAGACAATATGGAAAAACCTCCTAGTGTATTACGCACTCTATTACTTGCTCACTATTTTACACAATTTCGTCCTCGGCGACGATGGCAAAAA AGCGTTCGTGGCTTTGGCAAAATACTGCTTACGCAACTCCAATTCCATCAATCTAATGATTATGTTGTCGTTTTTCACGTCGACCGCTTTGCAACGCCTTTTTACCGTGCAAACTATGATTCCCGGGACAGCTAAAGTTATCACGTTCTTTGTTATGTCGCTCAAACCGAATCTACCTGAG GGCCCTATTATTGTTGAACAATTTGCACGTTGGACGGTAATTGCATGGATTCTAACCTTCCGCGTTGTGTGTAAACCCTTACGGGCCATGTTTCCGAACATGGTTTCTCTTCAAGTAGCCG GAATcataagagagaaagaaagattAATCCTAGAGAGGGTTGAAACTGAGCACAACACAACGCCTCGCGCTTTAGTCGTGATTGACTGGATGATCTTGTTGCTGAAAGAAACCTCGATACACAATCGTTTTACCGAGAAATCTAATCACTTGAAATCCCTCGACGTTGTGATGGCCTTTAAGAAGAGCTGCGGAAACACGATAAAG tTTGCAACAAAGAATATTCCATACGCCCTAATTCAG GCTGCCATCATTGTCGTCTATACTTACGGATTGATGACATTAATGGCTCGTAATTTCGATGATGACGACAGTGCAGGATTCACGGCAGGCATCGTAAATTATTTCCCGATCGTTCCCAGCTTGCAA ttctttgtttttctcgtttggcTGAATTTTGGTCGAATTGCTGTGAACCCTTTTGGAACTGATGAAGACGATATCGATGTTAAACTCCTTCTTGAGACTCATATTCAG GATTCTTATCGATTAGCAAATCTGTATACTCAGGATTTGGAAAGCATTTTTGGCGCTATG cctCAGAAACCATATAACGAAGCACCCTCTTCTTAG
- the LOC130691335 gene encoding bestrophin-4-like isoform X1 yields MHYDKSKSQVVRKVSQVPSVLALAQTAPDATRFGESFRILFRWKGSIYKFIWRDLLVYYILFYLLSILHSVLDDDGKKTFQALAKYCLKNSNSINLMIMLTFFTTTAMQRLFSMQTTIPGTAKVITCFIMSVKPNLPEGPIIVEQFARWTVLAWILTFRVVCKPLRTMFPDMISLQVAGIIREKERVILERVETEGNKTPRALVVIDWMLLLLKETAIHNRFAEKSNHLKVIEMLMTFKKSCGNTIKFATKNIPYALIQAAIIVVYAYGLVTLMARNFEEAGSSGFLEGIVNYFPVIPSMQFFIFLIWLNFGRTAVNPFGTDEEDINVKHLLETHIQDSFRLANLYTQDLDQIFGVMPQQPYNEASLPQNTTPVGK; encoded by the exons ATGCATTACGATAAAAGCAAGTCGCAAGTTGTTCGTAAAGTAAGTCAAGTGCCATCCGTCCTAGCATTGGCTCAAACTGCCCCGGATGCCACACGTTTTGGTGAATCCTTTCGCATTCTCTTTAG ATGGAAGGGAAGCATTTACAAGTTCATTTGGAGAGACTTGTTAGTATACtacattcttttttacctGCTGTCCATCCTGCACAGCGTTCTAGACGACGATGGAAAAAA AACGTTTCAGGCTTTGGCGAAATACTGCTtaaaaaattccaattctATTAACCTAATGATCATGTTGACATTTTTCACGACAACTGCAATGCAGCGTCTGTTTTCCATGCAAACGACGATTCCAGGAACGGCTAAAGTCATCACCTGTTTCATCATGTCAGTCAAGCCAAATTTACCGGAA GGTCCAATCATCGTTGAACAGTTTGCACGTTGGACAGTTTTAGCGTGGATTTTGACTTTTCGTGTTGTTTGCAAACCATTGCGCACAATGTTTCCCGACATGATTTCCCTTCAAGTGGCAG GAATCAtacgtgaaaaagaaagggtaATCTTAGAGCGAGTGGAGAccgaaggaaacaaaacaccCCGTGCATTGGTAGTTATCGATTGGATGCTGTTGTTACTCAAAGAAACTGCGATACACAATCGCTTTGCAGAAAAATCTAATCACCTTAAGGTTATCGAAATGCTAATGACCTTCAAAAAAAGCTGCGGGAACACCATAAAG tttGCAACGAAGAACATTCCCTACGCGCTAATTCAG GCTGCCATTATAGTCGTCTATGCGTATGGTTTAGTCACGTTGATGGCTCGGAATTTTGAAGAAGCTGGCAGCAGTGGCTTTCTGGAAGGCATCGTTAACTATTTTCCTGTTATTCCCAGCATGCAG tttttcatttttctcatcTGGTTGAATTTTGGCCGCACTGCAGTGAATCCATTTGGAACTGACGAAGAAGACATCAATGTCAAGCACTTGCTTGAGACTCATATTCAG GATTCTTTTCGCTTGGCGAATCTCTACACACAGGATTTGGATCAAATCTTTGGTGTCATG cCACAGCAACCATACAACGAAGCTTCTTTACCCCAAAATACTACTCCTGTTGGGAAATAG
- the LOC130691335 gene encoding bestrophin-4-like isoform X2: MEGKHLQVHLERLVSILHSFLPAVHPAQRSRRRWKKRLFSMQTTIPGTAKVITCFIMSVKPNLPEGPIIVEQFARWTVLAWILTFRVVCKPLRTMFPDMISLQVAGIIREKERVILERVETEGNKTPRALVVIDWMLLLLKETAIHNRFAEKSNHLKVIEMLMTFKKSCGNTIKFATKNIPYALIQAAIIVVYAYGLVTLMARNFEEAGSSGFLEGIVNYFPVIPSMQFFIFLIWLNFGRTAVNPFGTDEEDINVKHLLETHIQDSFRLANLYTQDLDQIFGVMPQQPYNEASLPQNTTPVGK, encoded by the exons ATGGAAGGGAAGCATTTACAAGTTCATTTGGAGAGACTTGTTAGTATACtacattcttttttacctGCTGTCCATCCTGCACAGCGTTCTAGACGACGATGGAAAAAA CGTCTGTTTTCCATGCAAACGACGATTCCAGGAACGGCTAAAGTCATCACCTGTTTCATCATGTCAGTCAAGCCAAATTTACCGGAA GGTCCAATCATCGTTGAACAGTTTGCACGTTGGACAGTTTTAGCGTGGATTTTGACTTTTCGTGTTGTTTGCAAACCATTGCGCACAATGTTTCCCGACATGATTTCCCTTCAAGTGGCAG GAATCAtacgtgaaaaagaaagggtaATCTTAGAGCGAGTGGAGAccgaaggaaacaaaacaccCCGTGCATTGGTAGTTATCGATTGGATGCTGTTGTTACTCAAAGAAACTGCGATACACAATCGCTTTGCAGAAAAATCTAATCACCTTAAGGTTATCGAAATGCTAATGACCTTCAAAAAAAGCTGCGGGAACACCATAAAG tttGCAACGAAGAACATTCCCTACGCGCTAATTCAG GCTGCCATTATAGTCGTCTATGCGTATGGTTTAGTCACGTTGATGGCTCGGAATTTTGAAGAAGCTGGCAGCAGTGGCTTTCTGGAAGGCATCGTTAACTATTTTCCTGTTATTCCCAGCATGCAG tttttcatttttctcatcTGGTTGAATTTTGGCCGCACTGCAGTGAATCCATTTGGAACTGACGAAGAAGACATCAATGTCAAGCACTTGCTTGAGACTCATATTCAG GATTCTTTTCGCTTGGCGAATCTCTACACACAGGATTTGGATCAAATCTTTGGTGTCATG cCACAGCAACCATACAACGAAGCTTCTTTACCCCAAAATACTACTCCTGTTGGGAAATAG
- the LOC130691358 gene encoding bestrophin-4-like isoform X1: protein MMHYERSKSQVFQVPSALAVAQTAPDANRFGECICILMRWKGSIYKLVWRNLLLYYALYYMLTILHKFILDEDGQKTFMALAKYCSRNENSFNFMIMLGFFTSTAMQRLFSMQTMMPGTAKVIGCFTLAIKPNMPEGPFIVEQFARWTVIAWILTFRLVSKPLRDMYPDMFSLQTAGILRDKERLILERVEADAENSTPRPLVAIDWMLLLLKETSTHNRFAEKSSHLKLVEAVLAFKKSCGNTIKFGTHNIPHALIQAAIIMVYAFGLLTLMARNLEDDSDEENHLANNIVSFFPILPSMQFFIFLAWLKFGRAAVNPFGTDETDIDIKHLLKTHIQDSLRLTRLYTQNLEDFFGTMPHHQYNETDVVHL, encoded by the exons ATGATGCACTACGAACGAAGCAAATCACAAGTGTTCCAAGTGCCATCCGCCTTAGCGGTGGCACAAACTGCTCCCGATGCCAACCGTTTCGGAGAATGTATTTGCATCCTAATGCG GTGGAAAGGAAGCATTTACAAACTGGTATGGCGAAACTTGTTGCTGTACTACGCGCTCTATTACATGCTCACTATACTGCATAAATTCATCCTTGATGAGGACGGACAAAA AACATTTATGGCGCTGGCTAAATATTGTTcgagaaatgaaaattcttttaatttcatGATCATGCTGGGCTTCTTTACGTCGACGGCAATGCAGCGTCTCTTCTCCATGCAAACGATGATGCCCGGCACGGCTAAAGTCATCGGCTGTTTTACTTTAGCAATTAAACCAAATATGCCTGAA GGCCCGTTCATAGTTGAACAATTTGCTCGTTGGACTGTCATAGCATGGATTTTAACATTCCGTTTGGTAAGCAAACCATTGCGCGACATGTATCCCGACATGTTTTCACTTCAAACGGCTG GAATCCTTCGAGATAAAGAGAGATTAATTTTGGAAAGGGTTGAAGCTGACGCTGAAAATTCCACACCACGACCTTTAGTGGCCATCGATT ggatgctgctgctgctcaaGGAGACATCGACGCACAATCGTTTTGCCGAAAAATCCAGCCATTTAAAACTTGTTGAAGCTGTGCTTGCCTTCAAGAAAAGCTGCGGGAACACGATCAAA TTTGGAACCCACAACATCCCACATGCACTTATTCAG GCTGCTATCATAATGGTTTACGCTTTCGGATTGCTTACGTTGATGGCGCGTAACCTAGAAGACGACAGTGATGAGGAGAATCATTTGGCAAACAACATCGTTTCCTTCTTTCCTATTTTACCTAGCATGCAG tttttcatttttcttgccTGGTTGAAATTTGGACGAGCCGCCGTAAATCCGTTCGGAACTGATGAGACCGACATTGACATCAAACACCTACTTAAAACTCATATTCAG GATTCCCTTCGGCTAACAAGGCTCTATACTCAGAATCTTGAAGACTTTTTTGGCACTATG CCGCATCACCAGTATAACGAAACAGATGTTGTCCATCTCTGA
- the LOC130691358 gene encoding bestrophin-2-like isoform X2: MMHYERSKSQVFQVPSALAVAQTAPDANRFGECICILMRWKGSIYKLVWRNLLLYYALYYMLTILHKFILDEDGQKTFMALAKYCSRNENSFNFMIMLGFFTSTAMQRLFSMQTMMPGTAKVIGCFTLAIKPNMPEGPFIVEQFARWTVIAWILTFRLVSKPLRDMYPDMFSLQTAGILRDKERLILERVEADAENSTPRPLVAIDWMLLLLKETSTHNRFAEKSSHLKLVEAVLAFKKSCGNTIKFGTHNIPHALIQFFIFLAWLKFGRAAVNPFGTDETDIDIKHLLKTHIQDSLRLTRLYTQNLEDFFGTMPHHQYNETDVVHL, encoded by the exons ATGATGCACTACGAACGAAGCAAATCACAAGTGTTCCAAGTGCCATCCGCCTTAGCGGTGGCACAAACTGCTCCCGATGCCAACCGTTTCGGAGAATGTATTTGCATCCTAATGCG GTGGAAAGGAAGCATTTACAAACTGGTATGGCGAAACTTGTTGCTGTACTACGCGCTCTATTACATGCTCACTATACTGCATAAATTCATCCTTGATGAGGACGGACAAAA AACATTTATGGCGCTGGCTAAATATTGTTcgagaaatgaaaattcttttaatttcatGATCATGCTGGGCTTCTTTACGTCGACGGCAATGCAGCGTCTCTTCTCCATGCAAACGATGATGCCCGGCACGGCTAAAGTCATCGGCTGTTTTACTTTAGCAATTAAACCAAATATGCCTGAA GGCCCGTTCATAGTTGAACAATTTGCTCGTTGGACTGTCATAGCATGGATTTTAACATTCCGTTTGGTAAGCAAACCATTGCGCGACATGTATCCCGACATGTTTTCACTTCAAACGGCTG GAATCCTTCGAGATAAAGAGAGATTAATTTTGGAAAGGGTTGAAGCTGACGCTGAAAATTCCACACCACGACCTTTAGTGGCCATCGATT ggatgctgctgctgctcaaGGAGACATCGACGCACAATCGTTTTGCCGAAAAATCCAGCCATTTAAAACTTGTTGAAGCTGTGCTTGCCTTCAAGAAAAGCTGCGGGAACACGATCAAA TTTGGAACCCACAACATCCCACATGCACTTATTCAG tttttcatttttcttgccTGGTTGAAATTTGGACGAGCCGCCGTAAATCCGTTCGGAACTGATGAGACCGACATTGACATCAAACACCTACTTAAAACTCATATTCAG GATTCCCTTCGGCTAACAAGGCTCTATACTCAGAATCTTGAAGACTTTTTTGGCACTATG CCGCATCACCAGTATAACGAAACAGATGTTGTCCATCTCTGA
- the LOC130691278 gene encoding bestrophin-4-like, whose product MSCHRSVDRARTFQFTTADAASMPLTQQFSFRKKSDVMIVPSLQAVKRTAPNARYFDSIKTLFRWKGSIYRLVWRHFLLYYILYVALSLIYEFALNNNGKRHFEAVTRYFSKSASTLNLMIMLGFFTSTTLQRLFTMQTAVPGTAKTISTFLMSLKTDLPEGSIIVFQYARWAVLSWILALRSVCKPLRKKYPDMISLQRKGLLRPFERLILERAETDGELTPRPLIVIDWMLLLLKECLTYGRYNNKSSHHKNVEMLMAFKKSCGNMIKFATKNMPHAVIQAVILAVYYFGLVTMLARDLSSPLPIPYQSQQAGKPDAQGESFNENSADEILTYKDTSRPDQDVIVRAIISYAPIMPLMQFFIFFAWLTFGRMAVNPFGEDETDIDIEQLLQAHIDDYRRLGTLYSLKLENLFPDLPQKRFFDVAEPPKDNDGQASKAEEIPETKPPVLYKMASSPEIGSFSVLGSTAKDERKRKETALLMPNRDATCITIDDTDYVQARNNSMW is encoded by the exons ATGAGTTGTCACCGTTCAGTAGACCGAGCGAGAACGTTTCAGTTCACCACAGCGGACGCGGCATCGATGCCGTTGACgcaacaattttcttttagaaaaaaatccGACGTGATGATAGTTCCATCACTACAAGCCGTCAAACGGACGGCCCCCAACGCTCGCTATTTCGACAGTATTAAAACCCTTTTccg ATGGAAAGGAAGTATATACAGATTAGTGTGGAGACATTTTCTGTTGTATTACATCCTTTACGTGGCATTGTCGCTCATTTACGAGTTTGCTTTGAACAACAACGGGAAAAG ACATTTTGAAGCGGTGACTCggtatttttctaaaagcGCTTCTACGCTCAATTTGATGATTATGTTGGGATTCTTCACATCCACAACGCTACAGCGCCTGTTCACAATGCAGACGGCCGTGCCCGGTACTGCGAAAACAATTTCTACCTTCCTTATGTCGTTGAAAACGGACCTTCCGGAA gGTTCCATCATCGTATTCCAATACGCCCGTTGGGCAGTGCTCAGCTGGATATTGGCCCTCCGGAGCGTTTGCAAACCGCTCCGCAAGAAGTATCCGGACATGATTTCCCTCCAAAGAAAAG GACTCCTTCGACCGTTTGAACGACTGATTCTCGAACGGGCTGAAACAGATGGAGAACTCACTCCACGTCCTTTGATCGTCATTGATT GgatgctgttgttgctgaaggAATGTTTAACGTACGGTCGCTACAACAACAAGTCGAGCCATcataaaaatgtagaaatgTTGATGGCATTTAAAAAGAGCTGCGGGAACATGATCAAATTCGCCACCAAAAATATGCCCCATGCCGTCATCCAG GCTGTTATACTAGCCGTCTATTATTTTGGGTTAGTCACCATGTTGGCACGTGATTTATCGTCGCCATTACCGATACCCTATCAAAGTCAGCAAGCCGGAAAACCTGATGCACAAGGTGAAAGTTTTAACGAAAACTCTGCAGACGAAATTCTCACGTACAAGGACACTAGCCGTCCCGATCAGGACGTCATCGTAAGGGCCATCATTTCGTACGCCCCAATCATGCCACTGATGCAG tttttcatcttctttgcGTGGCTGACATTCGGCCGGATGGCTGTTAACCCTTTTGGCGAGGACGAAACCGACATCGACATCGAACAACTTCTTCAAGCTCACATTGAT GACTATAGACGATTAGGCACTTTGTATTCCCTCAAATTGGAAAACTTGTTTCCTGATTTA ccACAAAAGCGATTCTTCGACGTGGCTGAACCACCGAAAGATAATGACGGCCAAGCATCTAAGGCTGAAGAGATTCCAGAAACTAAACCTCCAGTTTTATACAAAATGGCTTCGTCACCTGAAATCGGTTCGTTTTCCGTCCTGGGCTCTACAGCAAAAGACGAAAGGAAACGCAAAGAGACTGCCCTTCTGATGCCTAATAGAGATGCTACTTGCATTACAATCGATGATACCGATTATGTTCAAGCACGAAATAACTCTATGTGGTAA
- the LOC130691327 gene encoding bestrophin-2-like, giving the protein MVSSEGANPASSAQNRASYYTMSSKKTSIAMLTAADANRFGESIHIVFKWKQSLYKMIWRHSLIFLIVYFSLTALYNFGLGKKNREHFEALTAYFARCTRSFNWMIMLGFFTNTALHRLFNTQMTTPGTAKVTTIFIMSLRQNLPEGPVIVDQYARWVVLAWILTFRIVCKPLREKFPNLTSIQNSGILLDEEKRMLQRGGFPTPRPLIVIEWMLLLLKECAKEDRYINKSSHNKNVEAVMTFKKGCSNIVKFSSQNIPHSVIQAVIVVVYCFGMVATMARNLPRFDNEIVRHVIAYFPVMPFLQFFVFIAWLNVGRAAVNPFGSDDTDIDVRKLCESHIQDLAWLTELYSKTLDDVFYNLPQKQFRTQNEGECPSTFTEIPI; this is encoded by the exons ATGGTAAGTTCTGAAGGCGCAAATCCGGCTTCTTCAGCACAAAACAg AGCATCCTATTACACCATGAGCAGCAAAAAAACCTCCATCGCCATGTTGACAGCTGCCGATGCAAACCGTTTCGGTGAAAGTATCCACATCGTTTTCAA ATGGAAACAGAGTCTCTATAAGATGATCTGGAGGCATTCGCTGATATTTCTTATTGTTTACTTTTCGCTAACGGCTCTGTACAACTTCGGccttggaaagaaaaacagaga ACATTTTGAAGCGTTGACTGCATATTTCGCACGATGTACGCGTTCATTTAATTGGATGATTATGTTGGGTTTCTTCACGAACACGGCGCTACATCGACTGTTCAACACGCAAATGACGACGCCTGGAACCGCCAAGGTTACCACCATATTCATCATGTCCCTCAGACAGAATTTACCTGAA gGTCCAGTGATTGTTGATCAGTACGCTCGCTGGGTCGTGCTAGCTTGGATCCTCACATTTCGCATCGTATGCAAACCACTTAGAGAGAAGTTCCCCAACTTGACttcgattcaaaattcag GGATTCTTCTCGACGAGGAGAAAAGAATGCTTCAACGCGGAGGATTTCCTACGCCACGTCCTTTAATTGTCATCGaat GGATGCTTCTTTTATTAAAAGAGTGTGCGAAAGAAGATAGGTACATCAACAAGTCAAGTCACAATAAGAACGTCGAGGCCGTTATGACGTTCAAAAAAGGTTGCAGCAACATCGTTAAA TTTTCGTCGCAAAATATTCCGCATTCTGTGATCCAA GCCGTTATTGTagttgtttattgttttggaaTGGTCGCAACCATGGCTCGCAATCTTCCAAGATTTGACAATGAAATCGTCCGACACGTTATcgcgtacttccctgtgatgcCCTTCCTTCAG TTTTTCGTATTCATCGCGTGGCTCAACGTCGGCAGAGCAGCCGTGAATCCATTTGGAAGCGATGACACTGATATTGACGTCAGGAAACTGTGTGAGAGTCACATCCAG GATTTGGCTTGGCTCACTGAACTCTACTCTAAAACATTAGACGATGTATTTTATAACTTG CCACAGAAGCAATTCAGAACTCAAAACGAAGGCGAGTGTCCATCAACATTTACAGAAATCCCAATTTGA